A genomic region of Enterococcus sp. 12C11_DIV0727 contains the following coding sequences:
- a CDS encoding ABC transporter permease, whose product MSKFWIIASDVYKKNVKSVSFVIMILVPFIVMGIIYAAGSLAGGFSEETKVGLVSDNQELATQLAKSKTDDYTFKVVSSQDEAEKQLKDKDLEAFLVLDTKNDQVQGKLYAESSLGTTTELMMSQMLNGLQSSLKASKLNLTADQLASLSQPANFEKTKVSFDDNGKMTTGQDNTGIQSAMSFVITIILWVIIITYASIIAQEIASEKGTRIMEVILSSTKAQTHFYGKLTGVILVALTQIVIYAAAIGIGYSQLKNLDMVKSLLEGLSTTNIFGSFLYFTLAFFVLGVLVYSVLAALCGSLVSKPEDTAKAVQPIIYIAMIGYFIGISLGTTDPQNIVIKVSSYIPLISSFIMPIRLASETVTNTGAMISVLILVVFGVLLTMFSAKLYKSNVLVYSEGGVLKSLKQSISILKNERKKVTK is encoded by the coding sequence ATGAGTAAATTCTGGATCATAGCAAGTGATGTTTATAAAAAGAATGTAAAATCTGTTTCTTTTGTTATTATGATATTGGTACCATTTATTGTGATGGGGATAATTTATGCTGCGGGTTCACTAGCAGGCGGTTTTTCAGAAGAGACGAAAGTTGGGCTTGTGTCCGATAATCAAGAATTAGCAACCCAATTAGCTAAATCGAAAACAGATGATTATACGTTTAAAGTGGTTTCCTCACAAGATGAGGCAGAAAAACAGTTAAAGGATAAAGATCTTGAAGCATTTCTAGTTTTAGATACGAAAAATGATCAAGTTCAAGGAAAATTGTATGCTGAATCTTCTTTAGGCACAACGACCGAACTAATGATGAGCCAAATGCTCAACGGACTGCAATCTTCACTAAAAGCAAGTAAATTAAATTTAACAGCTGACCAGTTAGCCAGTTTAAGTCAACCAGCTAATTTTGAAAAAACAAAAGTCAGTTTTGATGATAATGGTAAAATGACGACAGGACAAGATAATACTGGGATTCAGTCAGCGATGTCATTTGTCATTACGATTATTCTTTGGGTGATTATCATCACGTATGCATCCATTATCGCTCAAGAGATTGCCTCTGAAAAAGGCACTCGGATCATGGAAGTTATTTTATCAAGTACAAAAGCTCAAACTCATTTCTATGGGAAGTTAACAGGTGTCATTTTGGTTGCGCTGACTCAAATCGTGATTTATGCTGCAGCAATTGGTATTGGTTATTCACAGTTGAAAAACTTAGATATGGTGAAGAGCTTGTTGGAAGGACTTTCAACGACCAATATTTTTGGTAGTTTCTTATACTTCACATTAGCATTCTTTGTTTTAGGAGTCTTAGTTTATTCTGTTTTAGCAGCACTTTGTGGTTCGTTAGTATCAAAACCAGAAGATACTGCCAAAGCGGTTCAACCCATTATTTATATCGCAATGATTGGGTATTTTATTGGGATTTCGTTAGGTACAACGGATCCGCAAAATATTGTCATTAAAGTCTCTTCTTACATCCCATTGATTTCATCGTTTATTATGCCGATTCGTTTAGCCAGCGAAACAGTAACAAATACAGGGGCAATGATTTCTGTTTTGATTCTAGTTGTTTTCGGAGTATTATTGACGATGTTTTCAGCGAAATTGTATAAATCAAATGTCTTGGTTTATAGTGAAGGTGGCGTCTTGAAATCATTGAAACAATCAATTTCGATCTTAAAAAATGAACGTAAAAAAGTAACGAAATAG
- a CDS encoding ABC transporter ATP-binding protein, with protein sequence MLEVKNLVKTFGDYTAVDNMSFEIPDGKILGLIGQNGAGKTTTFRLILDFLTQDSGVVLWNGHQLSGKDYNDIGYLPEERGLYPKVSIQEQLIYFAELRGKSKKEIEPKIDEWMEKFKVKGKKTDKVKSLSKGNQQKVQLIATLIHEPKLVILDEPFSGLDPVNAELLKDGILALKEKGSCVIFSSHNMDNVEKICDHLVMLRSGEMVLNGKVHDIRESFGRTKVFLESPLTPEDVLAIDGVKTAVKRGDGVVEVTLADPKAGEEIFARATQFGYIPMFNQQPPTLEEIFKMKAGEPNE encoded by the coding sequence ATGTTAGAAGTAAAGAATTTGGTTAAAACATTTGGTGATTATACAGCTGTAGACAATATGTCTTTTGAAATCCCAGATGGAAAAATACTTGGGCTGATTGGTCAAAATGGTGCAGGGAAAACAACAACATTCCGTTTGATTCTAGATTTTTTAACCCAAGACAGCGGGGTTGTACTTTGGAACGGTCATCAATTAAGTGGTAAAGATTACAATGATATTGGCTATTTACCAGAAGAACGTGGCTTGTATCCTAAGGTCTCCATTCAAGAACAACTGATTTATTTTGCAGAATTGAGAGGGAAATCGAAAAAAGAAATTGAACCAAAAATCGACGAATGGATGGAAAAATTCAAAGTTAAAGGCAAAAAAACAGATAAAGTAAAATCACTTTCTAAAGGGAACCAACAAAAAGTTCAACTGATCGCAACGTTGATCCATGAACCTAAATTAGTTATTTTGGATGAACCTTTTAGCGGATTAGATCCAGTTAATGCTGAGCTTTTAAAAGATGGCATTCTGGCATTAAAAGAAAAAGGCTCTTGTGTCATTTTCTCCAGCCATAATATGGATAATGTTGAAAAAATCTGTGATCATCTTGTGATGCTACGTAGTGGCGAGATGGTACTCAATGGCAAAGTTCATGATATTCGTGAAAGCTTTGGTCGTACAAAAGTGTTCTTGGAATCGCCTTTGACTCCAGAAGACGTATTAGCTATCGATGGTGTAAAAACAGCTGTCAAACGTGGTGATGGTGTGGTTGAAGTAACGTTAGCTGATCCAAAAGCCGGGGAAGAAATTTTTGCACGGGCCACACAATTCGGTTATATTCCCATGTTTAATCAGCAGCCACCAACCTTAGAAGAAATCTTTAAGATGAAAGCAGGTGAACCAAATGAGTAA
- a CDS encoding DUF2812 domain-containing protein → MEIFRGKKYIFSRGIAFYPEKEMQLLKKQGEKGWHFRKMNQVGLLVFEKGKSEEKEYSVDFFDGSSEELSEYLVIYKQAGWENIANYKKRYFYFKADCGTATIYSDAESYWIRMKKEWNWLLIRSLAYLPIGIVLLIMLFFTKTSKTIFFANLWIRTILIFFGMLFTVLPLGVAISVIFSLVIYRDRTKYYNQPERFARKQKVLRDSIILAMIGFIVGMLVSILLRNSF, encoded by the coding sequence ATGGAGATATTTAGGGGGAAGAAATATATTTTTTCTAGAGGAATTGCCTTTTATCCTGAGAAGGAAATGCAGCTACTAAAGAAACAAGGAGAAAAGGGTTGGCATTTTAGAAAAATGAATCAAGTTGGGTTATTGGTTTTTGAAAAAGGAAAGTCAGAAGAAAAGGAATATTCAGTAGATTTTTTTGACGGTTCATCAGAAGAATTATCTGAATATTTAGTAATCTACAAACAAGCTGGTTGGGAAAACATAGCAAATTATAAAAAGAGATATTTCTATTTTAAAGCGGATTGTGGTACGGCAACTATTTATTCAGATGCTGAAAGCTATTGGATTCGCATGAAAAAAGAATGGAACTGGTTGCTGATTCGTTCGTTGGCTTACCTACCTATTGGGATAGTTTTGCTAATCATGCTATTTTTTACTAAAACATCTAAAACTATTTTTTTTGCTAACCTGTGGATTCGAACGATACTGATTTTTTTTGGAATGTTATTTACCGTATTACCACTAGGTGTTGCGATCAGCGTTATTTTTTCATTGGTTATTTATAGAGATCGGACAAAATACTACAATCAGCCAGAACGATTTGCTAGAAAGCAAAAAGTTTTGAGGGATTCTATAATACTGGCAATGATTGGTTTTATTGTAGGTATGTTAGTCAGTATCTTACTAAGGAATTCTTTTTAA